The Sinomicrobium kalidii genome contains a region encoding:
- a CDS encoding DUF2652 domain-containing protein, with translation MKAMKNTPVLQKMRDIQFPAETAMVNQGTIIIPDISGFTKFVNGTDAFTGKHITRALLSSIIDSNVLNLKISEIEGDAVLFYGYGVPLDTRSILAQYEIMLGSFNRKLAQLETFLGKKINLSLKLIAHYGPVTEYSIGTFRKLYGKAVVQAHQLLKNPIKSSTYVLLTDSLLKAVPPVFKNFNAIGAYGKSRNINYTYYNYEPEVIGI, from the coding sequence ATGAAAGCTATGAAAAATACCCCGGTTTTACAGAAAATGAGAGACATTCAATTTCCCGCGGAAACAGCGATGGTAAATCAGGGTACCATTATCATCCCGGATATAAGCGGTTTTACAAAATTCGTAAACGGCACGGATGCTTTTACCGGCAAACACATCACCCGGGCCTTGCTCTCTTCCATAATAGACAGCAACGTCCTAAACCTTAAAATTTCTGAAATAGAAGGTGATGCCGTGCTGTTTTACGGATACGGCGTTCCTCTGGATACCCGGTCCATACTCGCTCAGTATGAAATCATGCTCGGCAGCTTTAACCGTAAACTGGCACAGCTTGAAACCTTCCTGGGCAAAAAGATAAATTTATCCCTGAAACTCATAGCCCATTACGGTCCGGTTACGGAATACAGTATAGGGACGTTCAGGAAACTGTACGGAAAGGCAGTGGTCCAGGCACATCAATTGCTTAAAAACCCCATTAAAAGCAGTACCTACGTATTGCTGACGGACAGCCTTCTGAAAGCGGTCCCCCCGGTCTTTAAAAACTTTAATGCGATCGGGGCATACGGAAAGTCCAGGAACATCAATTATACCTATTATAATTATGAGCCCGAAGTCATCGGTATATGA
- a CDS encoding aconitate hydratase: protein MSVLNVTQKLIRSHLIEGELVPGREIGLKIDQALMQDATGTLVQLELEAMKLKRAQTEVAVQYVDHNLLQTDFKNADDHLFLHSAAQKFGLWFSRPGNGVSHPVHMERFGKPGKTLVGSDSHTCAAGSLGMLAIGTGGLDVAVAIAGQPYYVKMPEVMGVKLTGKLPPWVSAKDVILEMLRRHDVKGGVGKIIEYYGEGLQHLSAMDRHVIANMGAELGATTTVFPSDGETRRFLKSQGREEDWTEWIADEGAEYDLHDEIILDDLVPLIALPTSPGNVVPVREVEGKPISQVVIGSSANPGLRDFWIAGAIVKDRFTSPEVSFDINPTSRQIIQNMIDNRAFANLIKAGARFHQSGCMGCIGMGQAPASGTISLRTMPRNFPDRSGTKDDQVHLCSPETAAASALTGKITDPRDMEKLYGMTYPEYKTPEKEIINTDMLVAPPENGEDIILKKGPNIKSLPHIPPLKDSYKIPVLLKMGDNISTDEILKAGAEVLPFRSNLPEISKFSYTVIDETFYDRAMESRDEFGGHIVVAGNNYAQGSSREHAAIAPKYLGQVAVIAKSYARIAWQNLANFGILPLGFVNNDDYEKIEQEDIVRFKDLIANVKNRENIMVAIEKKNGETLTIPASHSLSDRQIDVLLKGGIINDYKEKLAG, encoded by the coding sequence ATGTCAGTATTGAATGTAACCCAAAAACTGATTCGCTCACACCTTATCGAGGGTGAACTTGTCCCGGGCAGGGAAATCGGGTTGAAAATAGACCAGGCCCTCATGCAGGACGCTACGGGAACACTGGTACAACTCGAACTTGAGGCCATGAAACTGAAACGGGCCCAAACGGAAGTGGCGGTACAATATGTGGATCACAACCTGTTACAGACAGACTTTAAGAATGCGGATGACCACCTTTTTTTGCATTCCGCTGCACAGAAATTCGGATTGTGGTTTAGCCGTCCCGGGAATGGGGTAAGTCATCCTGTACATATGGAACGTTTCGGTAAACCGGGAAAAACCCTTGTGGGCTCGGATAGCCACACCTGTGCGGCAGGATCGTTGGGCATGCTGGCTATCGGCACGGGTGGGCTCGACGTAGCCGTTGCCATAGCCGGGCAGCCGTATTATGTCAAAATGCCGGAGGTTATGGGAGTTAAACTTACCGGTAAACTCCCGCCCTGGGTAAGTGCCAAAGATGTGATCCTCGAAATGCTACGTCGCCACGACGTAAAAGGGGGCGTGGGCAAGATCATCGAATATTACGGTGAAGGTCTGCAACACCTCAGTGCCATGGACAGGCATGTCATAGCCAATATGGGAGCCGAACTGGGAGCAACGACAACGGTTTTTCCGAGCGACGGGGAGACCAGGCGCTTTCTGAAATCACAGGGCAGGGAAGAAGACTGGACGGAATGGATCGCTGATGAAGGGGCGGAATACGATTTGCACGACGAAATTATACTGGACGATCTGGTGCCGCTTATAGCATTGCCTACCAGCCCCGGTAATGTTGTCCCCGTGAGGGAGGTAGAGGGAAAACCCATCAGCCAGGTCGTTATAGGATCATCTGCCAATCCCGGATTACGGGATTTCTGGATTGCCGGAGCGATCGTAAAAGACCGGTTTACAAGTCCGGAAGTGTCTTTTGACATTAACCCTACATCCCGGCAGATCATTCAGAATATGATAGATAACCGGGCTTTTGCCAACCTGATCAAGGCCGGGGCCCGCTTCCACCAGTCCGGGTGTATGGGGTGTATAGGAATGGGCCAGGCCCCCGCTTCGGGCACCATAAGCCTGAGGACCATGCCCAGAAACTTCCCGGACCGTTCCGGGACCAAAGATGACCAGGTACACCTGTGTAGCCCGGAAACCGCAGCGGCATCTGCACTGACCGGAAAGATCACCGATCCGAGGGATATGGAAAAACTATACGGCATGACGTACCCGGAATACAAAACTCCCGAAAAAGAGATCATCAATACCGATATGCTGGTGGCCCCTCCGGAAAACGGGGAAGATATAATACTTAAAAAGGGCCCGAATATTAAGTCGTTGCCACATATACCGCCCCTGAAGGACAGTTACAAGATCCCGGTGTTGCTGAAAATGGGCGATAATATTTCTACGGATGAAATACTGAAAGCGGGAGCGGAAGTACTGCCCTTCAGGAGCAATCTTCCGGAAATCAGCAAATTTTCCTATACGGTGATCGACGAAACTTTTTACGACCGGGCCATGGAAAGCAGGGATGAATTTGGCGGACATATTGTAGTGGCCGGAAATAATTATGCACAGGGATCCAGCCGGGAACATGCCGCTATTGCCCCGAAATACCTGGGGCAGGTAGCTGTTATTGCAAAGAGCTATGCCCGTATTGCATGGCAAAACCTGGCAAATTTCGGAATATTGCCGCTGGGATTTGTGAATAATGATGACTACGAAAAGATAGAGCAGGAAGATATCGTACGGTTTAAAGACCTCATTGCCAATGTAAAAAACCGGGAAAACATTATGGTGGCTATAGAAAAGAAAAACGGTGAAACCCTAACCATACCTGCCAGTCATTCCCTGAGCGACCGCCAGATAGATGTATTGCTGAAAGGGGGGATTATCAATGATTATAAAGAAAAACTTGCAGGCTGA
- a CDS encoding helix-turn-helix domain-containing protein — protein sequence MAKIETIEDFYRKKKKPLPENLNGSIGHFNVFRMEDFAVTRQNTVQYNRRNYYKIALLRGDHVYHYASKSIEAQGVTLMFFNPRVPYTCEQFSELSSGYFCIFTEAFITQHFRTDVREYSMFLPGNKPSYSLNSGQDSCFSGIFEKMLAEIDSDYTHKYDLIRHYVMEIIHNALKMHPTEKLYQNVDASSRLTAVFSELLERQFPIDSVSQRFTMRSARDYADQLSVHVNHLNRAIRQTTGKTTTTHIFERLTSEAMALLRHTDWNIAEISYSLGFEEPAHFNQFFKKQTGEKPSAFRTQAVFNA from the coding sequence ATGGCAAAAATAGAGACCATAGAAGATTTTTACAGGAAAAAAAAGAAGCCGCTTCCGGAAAACCTGAATGGCAGTATCGGTCATTTTAACGTTTTCAGGATGGAGGATTTTGCCGTTACCAGGCAAAACACCGTACAGTACAACAGGAGAAACTATTATAAAATAGCTCTGCTGCGCGGGGATCATGTTTATCACTATGCCAGCAAGAGTATTGAAGCTCAGGGTGTAACACTGATGTTCTTCAACCCCAGGGTACCGTATACGTGCGAACAGTTTTCGGAACTCTCTTCAGGCTATTTCTGTATATTCACCGAAGCCTTTATTACCCAGCATTTCAGAACAGATGTGCGGGAATATTCCATGTTCCTTCCCGGAAATAAGCCCAGTTACAGCCTGAATTCCGGTCAGGACAGCTGTTTTAGCGGTATTTTTGAAAAAATGCTTGCTGAAATTGATTCCGATTATACGCACAAATACGATCTCATCCGCCATTACGTTATGGAAATTATCCATAATGCCCTGAAAATGCATCCCACTGAAAAACTGTATCAGAACGTGGATGCCAGTTCCAGGCTTACAGCGGTATTTTCCGAATTACTGGAAAGACAATTCCCCATAGACTCTGTTTCGCAGCGTTTCACCATGCGATCCGCCCGCGATTATGCCGATCAATTATCCGTACATGTAAATCATCTGAACAGGGCCATCAGACAGACCACCGGAAAAACGACCACCACCCACATATTTGAACGACTTACCAGTGAAGCCATGGCACTACTGCGCCACACCGACTGGAATATTGCCGAAATCAGTTATTCCCTCGGATTTGAGGAGCCCGCGCACTTCAACCAGTTTTTTAAAAAACAGACCGGTGAAAAGCCTTCCGCTTTCAGGACCCAGGCAGTTTTTAATGCATAA
- a CDS encoding SDR family oxidoreductase, with product MKKVWLVTGASKGLGLKLVEKLLASGYQVAATSRKLDDLQKAVGEKSENFIPLETDVTDEASVEKAVRETIAHFGNIDVVVNNAGYGLAGALEELTDAESRENFDVNVFGALNVIRKVLPHMREQGSGRIFNVASIAGFIGSFPGFGIYCATKFAMHGFSESLAAEVEPFGIKVTIVSPGYFRTGFLSSASLKVPKHEIGAYENVRQVQKVHENEYNGNQPGDPEKAATAFIKIAEQQNPPLHLFLGQDAYDLAESKIKAVQKDLDTEKELATATAFVTA from the coding sequence ATGAAAAAAGTTTGGTTAGTTACAGGAGCTTCAAAAGGGCTCGGACTCAAATTGGTTGAAAAATTACTGGCGTCGGGATATCAGGTAGCCGCTACTTCCAGGAAGCTGGACGACCTGCAAAAGGCCGTCGGCGAAAAATCGGAGAATTTTATTCCCCTGGAAACCGATGTGACTGATGAGGCCAGTGTAGAAAAGGCGGTCAGGGAAACAATTGCACACTTCGGTAACATAGATGTCGTTGTAAACAATGCGGGTTACGGATTGGCCGGAGCCCTCGAAGAACTGACGGATGCCGAATCAAGAGAAAATTTTGATGTCAACGTATTCGGCGCCCTGAATGTTATTCGTAAAGTATTACCCCATATGAGGGAGCAGGGCTCCGGGCGTATTTTTAATGTGGCTTCCATTGCAGGTTTTATCGGTTCTTTCCCCGGATTCGGGATTTATTGTGCCACAAAATTTGCCATGCACGGCTTTTCGGAATCCCTGGCCGCCGAAGTGGAACCTTTCGGGATAAAAGTGACCATTGTGTCTCCGGGATATTTCAGGACCGGTTTTCTAAGCAGCGCTTCGCTTAAAGTACCGAAGCACGAAATCGGTGCGTACGAAAATGTAAGGCAAGTGCAGAAAGTCCATGAAAACGAATATAACGGGAATCAACCGGGAGATCCTGAAAAAGCGGCAACGGCGTTTATTAAAATTGCCGAACAACAAAACCCTCCGCTTCACTTATTCCTCGGGCAGGATGCCTACGACCTGGCGGAAAGCAAAATAAAAGCCGTACAAAAAGACCTGGATACGGAAAAAGAACTGGCCACGGCTACCGCATTTGTAACTGCCTGA
- a CDS encoding Crp/Fnr family transcriptional regulator has product MIRINKELLQYITELRSRREDCIIAEKYDPGEQVIGQEKRVLSVHIVKKGIVKCYLTEDNGKDFIQEFFGEGEIFGEIEVLNGTLSFCAVEAITGTDIYRIPREQFNLLLQNDKKFNTLILKALATKIRYTGLRHSYHQSHAIEDNFLRLKAQFPRLTGVISKRDIANYLGITQRSLNRVISELQQKDLPG; this is encoded by the coding sequence ATGATACGGATTAACAAGGAATTACTTCAGTATATCACCGAACTTCGCTCAAGGCGGGAAGATTGCATTATTGCGGAAAAATACGATCCCGGGGAACAGGTTATAGGACAGGAAAAACGGGTGCTTTCTGTCCATATCGTTAAAAAAGGGATCGTAAAATGTTATCTGACGGAAGATAACGGCAAGGATTTTATCCAGGAGTTTTTTGGTGAAGGCGAAATTTTCGGAGAAATTGAAGTGCTGAACGGTACGCTGAGTTTTTGTGCGGTAGAAGCCATCACCGGTACGGATATTTACAGGATTCCCAGGGAACAGTTCAACCTGTTGCTCCAAAATGACAAAAAGTTCAATACGCTTATATTAAAGGCACTGGCCACTAAAATACGATACACGGGATTGCGTCATTCATACCATCAGTCGCATGCTATTGAAGATAATTTTCTCCGGTTAAAGGCACAGTTTCCCCGGCTTACCGGGGTTATTTCCAAAAGGGATATTGCCAACTATCTCGGAATTACACAGCGAAGCCTGAACAGGGTTATCAGTGAACTCCAGCAAAAGGACCTTCCCGGTTAA
- a CDS encoding HD domain-containing protein, which yields MQSERLFKQIEFIREIDKLKYIRRKTKLFNSDRNENDAEHSWHLALMAMVLAEHADDSVDLLKVLKMVLIHDIVEIDTGDIFLHDTTRNHTNTEEELAAAKRIFGLLPDNLARELTETWMEFEAGETPEAKFAKTLDRLEPLLQNMSNNGGTWAEFDITHGKVMEKAKIIKYSSAVIWQYTETRIRESVAKGILKA from the coding sequence ATGCAATCGGAAAGATTATTCAAACAAATAGAATTTATCCGCGAAATAGACAAGCTGAAATATATACGGCGCAAGACCAAACTGTTTAACAGCGACAGGAACGAAAATGATGCGGAACACAGCTGGCATCTCGCCTTAATGGCTATGGTGCTGGCCGAACATGCAGACGATTCCGTAGACCTCTTAAAGGTACTGAAAATGGTATTGATACATGATATTGTGGAAATAGATACCGGGGACATCTTCCTGCATGATACCACAAGGAATCACACCAATACCGAAGAAGAACTGGCAGCAGCGAAGCGGATATTCGGGTTATTGCCGGATAATCTGGCCCGGGAACTCACTGAAACATGGATGGAATTCGAAGCCGGGGAAACGCCCGAAGCAAAGTTTGCCAAAACCCTGGACAGACTGGAACCCTTATTGCAAAATATGTCCAATAACGGGGGCACCTGGGCTGAATTTGATATCACACACGGCAAGGTCATGGAAAAAGCGAAGATAATTAAATACAGTTCAGCGGTAATATGGCAGTATACGGAGACCCGGATTCGGGAGAGTGTAGCTAAAGGAATATTAAAAGCATAG
- a CDS encoding MFS transporter, with the protein MPIFTFSSPVYNLRFGLVCLSSLLFSSSYNMLIPELPAYLSGLGGAEYKGLIISLFTLTAGLSRPFSGKLTDTIGRIPVMITGGVVCLLCGLFYPVLGSVAGFLFLRLVHGFSTGFTPTATAAYVADIIPKKRWGEALGLQGLCYSLGFALGPAIGGLVKLHYSFDILFYTSSLVALLSIVILANMKETLVEKQNFSPGILRISRKDIIAPEVLPPAIVTFMSYIAFGIILTLIPDWSEHLGLSNKGAFFIAFTIASLTVRVIAGKISDKFGRVPVVYAGLFILFIALMLIGSLDSFSGLMTGAAVYGMAMGMLPPALNAWTVDRSIEGQRGKALATRYIALEAGIGLGAFFSGWYYADMINRIPVIMYAAAAITLIALGYMWHLGYHHKTARNHR; encoded by the coding sequence ATGCCGATATTTACGTTCAGCAGTCCTGTGTATAACCTTCGTTTCGGTCTGGTTTGCCTCAGTTCGCTGCTGTTTTCCTCCAGTTACAATATGCTTATCCCCGAACTCCCGGCATACCTGAGCGGATTGGGAGGTGCGGAATACAAAGGGCTGATCATTTCCCTTTTCACCCTCACTGCCGGATTGTCCCGTCCTTTCAGCGGTAAACTTACAGATACCATCGGCCGTATTCCCGTAATGATCACGGGTGGTGTCGTTTGTCTTTTATGCGGATTGTTTTATCCGGTCCTGGGAAGTGTTGCAGGCTTTCTGTTCCTAAGGCTGGTACACGGGTTTTCCACCGGGTTTACCCCCACGGCAACAGCCGCTTATGTAGCAGATATCATTCCGAAGAAAAGATGGGGAGAGGCCCTCGGGCTGCAAGGCCTTTGTTACAGCCTGGGCTTTGCTCTGGGACCGGCAATAGGCGGGCTCGTTAAACTGCATTACTCTTTTGACATCCTTTTTTACACCTCCTCGCTTGTTGCACTGCTATCCATCGTTATCCTGGCCAATATGAAGGAAACGCTTGTTGAAAAACAAAATTTCAGCCCGGGTATCCTCCGCATTTCAAGGAAGGATATCATAGCTCCCGAAGTATTGCCCCCGGCCATTGTAACTTTTATGTCCTATATAGCTTTTGGTATCATTCTGACCTTGATCCCTGACTGGAGCGAACATCTTGGCCTTTCCAATAAAGGCGCATTTTTTATAGCATTTACCATAGCTTCCCTGACCGTCCGCGTAATTGCCGGGAAAATTTCCGATAAATTCGGTCGCGTTCCTGTTGTATACGCCGGGTTGTTTATCCTGTTTATTGCCCTTATGCTTATCGGTAGCCTGGATTCATTTTCAGGGTTGATGACCGGCGCTGCGGTATATGGCATGGCCATGGGCATGTTGCCCCCCGCTTTAAACGCCTGGACCGTAGACAGGAGTATTGAAGGGCAACGGGGCAAGGCCCTGGCCACGAGATACATCGCACTGGAAGCCGGGATCGGGCTCGGGGCCTTTTTCTCCGGTTGGTATTACGCAGATATGATAAACAGGATCCCGGTAATAATGTACGCCGCTGCCGCAATTACTCTCATAGCCCTGGGGTATATGTGGCACCTGGGATATCATCATAAAACAGCAAGAAATCATCGGTAA